Below is a genomic region from Pseudomonadota bacterium.
TGGTATGGTAGTCCATACAAATGTAACAGCCCCCCTTGCTACATAATTTTGCCCGAAGCAGGCATGGGTGAGTTGTTGTTCCATATCTTCTATTCCGTCAAGAAACAAAAGCTCGTTTTCAACAGGAAGATAACGATAAAGTCCTTTTTTCACACCTTCAATATTCATTATAAAAAGATACGTCTCGAAACTATGGCGTGCTCCGGCAGAAGGTACTGTACGAAATGAAGGATTCGAGCCATCGGATTTTCTTATCCCCTGTGTAGCCCAAAGCAAAAAAGACAGCTCTTCAATACTCAATTCTTCAGAAGAATAATTTCGCCTGCTTTTCCTGGCAGATATCGCAGAAACCAGTTCTTTCTTTTTTATCTTCTCCGGCCATTGGTCAAAAGCTTTTAATGGAATGCGAACAGATTCGGTATTAAAAGGCTTTTCCACAGGCGGGGCAGGTATTCCCTGACTCTGATCCGTATTTCTGAAATTAATAGACTTTCTTATAGTATCTTTCAAAAAATATCTATACTGTTCTATTGAATTCATATGAATATATCCATCAAATCAGCTTTTGATTACACATTTCCATCCGCTTCTGGGTGGTTTATGCGGTTTAAAAGATGCCCCTTCTATTGAAAGCAACTTTGATTTAGTATCAAGTCCTCCGTAAGCTGAGAATCCTCCAAGCTTTCCGCCCGCAGCCAGAACCCTATGACAGGGAATAATAAGTATGATTGGATTTCGACCAAGTGCCTGTCCTACGGCACGGGAGGCAGCAGGACATCTTAAGGCCTTTGCAAGTTCGCCATATGTTGCCGTTTTTCCTGCCGGAATTTTTCTGGTAGCTCCAAATACCTTTTGCGCAAAGGAACTTGCTATTGGAAATTCAACGACAACGTCCCGAAAATCCTGCAATTCACCATCAAGATGCCTGCACACTTTTCTGATAACTTTGGTAATTGTAAGAGGAGGCAAACTTGATTTGCGCGCACAGGATTTTTCAACTATTTTGCATTCCGTCAACTTTCTTGTTGCTTCAGGAAGATGAAGGCAAGTAACAGCAGGAATACTTGAAGGATCATCATCTTCAACCCAGGAAATTCCGCACGGGCCAAGCGATGTATCAAAAATACTATATGCTGACAGCTTCATTGGGATACCTCCTCACGTTGATTAAATATGACCGTTTTATATTTCATAAACCAAGCAAATATAATATTAGTTCATTCTAGCTCTCAATACCTTTTCTTGCCTGAATTCCATGCTGATAGTAATGCTTGATTTCAACCATCTCCGTTACCAGATCAGCTTCGGCTATAATACGCGGATCGGCTTTCCTTCCTGTGATTACAAGCTCAACATCAGCAGGTTTTTCATGAATAAATTTCAAAAGATCATCAACGGAAAAAAGCTTGAAATAGGTAGCAATATTGGCTTCATCAAGTATAATCAGGTTATAAATGCCGCCTGTCATGATATCACGAGCTTCCTTCAGCCCTTCACGGGCAAGCCTTATATCTTCTTTATCGGGCGCTTGGTTGATAAAACAATCACGTCCATACTGCTTTAACACTATATTATCGGAAATAGTTTTCAGCGAACTCAATTCGCTATATTCCATTCCTTTTACAAATTGAGCGATATATACCTTTAGGCCCGCACCGGCCGCCCGAAGCGCCAAACCAATGGCTGCTGTAGTTTTTCCCTTGCCGTCTCCGGTATATACCTGAACATATCCCTTCATATTGATGCCTCATTTTTTAATTATATTTGACCCGGCAAACAACCATCATATAAAATCCACTTTGTTTTCCGGCTGTTTCATGGCATATTATTTCGATGATTGATTTAATATATCATAAATATTGACAGATGTAACTATTTTCATCATCCGTTGATATCGGGTCTTACCAAAAATGCTGAGCATTTATACCGGATTTAACATAAATTAATAATTAAAGGAGCAAACGTTTGAAAATCACAAAAGATATCAATTTGTACATCCTGGGTGCAGGCAAAGTGGGCATGAGTATTGTTCAGGCATTTGCACAAAAAGATTTTAAGGTTACAGCTATTGATATATCGGAAAACAATCTAAAAGCCGGTTTGGACAAAATACAAAATAACCTGGATCATTTGATCGGCAAAGGCAAATTTGAAAAGGATCAAAAAGAACTTATTCTGGGAAGAATAAACCAAAGCACAAACTTTGATGATCTTTCAAATGCCGATGTAGTAATAGAAGCTGTGTTTGAAGATATTGATCTTAAGAAAAATCTTTTTAAACAAATTGATAACTGTGTCATTTCCAAAGAAGCATTATTGCTTACAAATACATCTTCACTTTCAATATCAGCTATTGCATCAGCAACAAAAAGACCAGGTTCTGTTGCCGGGATGCATTTTTTCAACCCCGTTCCTGCAATGAAACTGGTTGAAATAGTAAGGGGTGTCGAGACATCAGATGATACTGTAGAGAAGATCAAAGAGCTTGCCGGACTTTTGAATAAAACAGCAATTATTTCAAAAGACAGCCCGGGTTTTATTGTAAACAGGCTGCTTAACGCACTGTTTGTAGAGGCATGCAGAATTGTAGAAGAAGGAGTTGGCACACCATGCGATATTGATACCGGCTTAAAACTTGGACTGGGCCATCCCAATGGGCCTTTTGAGTTAATTGATAATCTGGATGCTATCCCTTTAATAATAGAGGTATGTGAACATATGTCGCAAGAACTGGGTTCCCGCTTTAAACCGCCGGTCTGGATAAAAAATTATGAAAAGGCGGGAAGAACAGGTAAGAGCAGCGGGAAAGGGATATATAAGTACTAGGCAGCTTGCATTCTTTATT
It encodes:
- a CDS encoding cob(I)yrinic acid a,c-diamide adenosyltransferase, with the translated sequence MKGYVQVYTGDGKGKTTAAIGLALRAAGAGLKVYIAQFVKGMEYSELSSLKTISDNIVLKQYGRDCFINQAPDKEDIRLAREGLKEARDIMTGGIYNLIILDEANIATYFKLFSVDDLLKFIHEKPADVELVITGRKADPRIIAEADLVTEMVEIKHYYQHGIQARKGIES
- a CDS encoding 3-hydroxyacyl-CoA dehydrogenase family protein; amino-acid sequence: MKITKDINLYILGAGKVGMSIVQAFAQKDFKVTAIDISENNLKAGLDKIQNNLDHLIGKGKFEKDQKELILGRINQSTNFDDLSNADVVIEAVFEDIDLKKNLFKQIDNCVISKEALLLTNTSSLSISAIASATKRPGSVAGMHFFNPVPAMKLVEIVRGVETSDDTVEKIKELAGLLNKTAIISKDSPGFIVNRLLNALFVEACRIVEEGVGTPCDIDTGLKLGLGHPNGPFELIDNLDAIPLIIEVCEHMSQELGSRFKPPVWIKNYEKAGRTGKSSGKGIYKY
- a CDS encoding methylated-DNA--[protein]-cysteine S-methyltransferase, whose translation is MKLSAYSIFDTSLGPCGISWVEDDDPSSIPAVTCLHLPEATRKLTECKIVEKSCARKSSLPPLTITKVIRKVCRHLDGELQDFRDVVVEFPIASSFAQKVFGATRKIPAGKTATYGELAKALRCPAASRAVGQALGRNPIILIIPCHRVLAAGGKLGGFSAYGGLDTKSKLLSIEGASFKPHKPPRSGWKCVIKS
- a CDS encoding SagB/ThcOx family dehydrogenase, with translation MNSIEQYRYFLKDTIRKSINFRNTDQSQGIPAPPVEKPFNTESVRIPLKAFDQWPEKIKKKELVSAISARKSRRNYSSEELSIEELSFLLWATQGIRKSDGSNPSFRTVPSAGARHSFETYLFIMNIEGVKKGLYRYLPVENELLFLDGIEDMEQQLTHACFGQNYVARGAVTFVWTTIPYRMEWRYYLAAHRVILLDAGHVCQNLYLACEAINAGTCAIGAYDQEELDSLLGVDGTDEFAIYLAPVGKIKSSTIG